The segment ACCTGAAATGTCGATCAATGGAATCGTCAATTTGCCACGCGTCATGTTTCCCCCTCCTGCATCTCTTTCATGCCCCCCCGGGCAATATTGACGCAACTTGCGTGCCACGGCGCCGAGTATGCGTTTATCGTTGAAAACCTCAGCATCCGTTGCACCATGGTGGTTCCGTTACTCCAGTTTGCCCCGTATCATGTCAGCCGATGACCAGTTTGTGAGCAACGCTCGATTGCCGAGGAATACGTCTGATGTCCGACTACAACGCACCCGTGCAGGACATGCAGTTCGTTCTCGAGAATCTCTGCGACATGGACGGCCTGCGCGCCCTCCCGGCATTCACGGAGACAACCAGCGATCTGGTAGAGCAGATCCTCAATGAATCCGCGCGTTTCACGGGAGAGGTCGTTGCCCCGCTGAACCAAACAGGTGACCAGCAGACATCGACGCTGTCGGGCAGCGACGTCAAAACACCAGACGGCTTCAAGGAGGCCTATCAGGCGTTTGTCGAGGGCGGCTGGAACGGAACCCCGTTCGAGCCGGAGCATGGCGGCATGGGTCTGCCATGGACAATCACCACAGCGCTGCAGGAGATGTGGCAATCCTCGAACCTCGCCTGGTCCCTGTGCCCACTACTGACCATCGGCGCGATCGAGTCCGTGATTGCGCATGGTTCAGACGACCTCAAGGCGACATTTCTTGAAAAACTGGTCTCTGGCGAGTGGACCGGCACCATGAACCTGACCGAGCCTCAGGCGGGTACCGATCTCGGCCTGCTCAAATCCCGCGCCGAGCGCGAGGGCGACCATTACCGGATCAAGGGCACGAAGATTTTCATCACCTATGGCGAGCAGGACTTCACCGACAACATCATCCATCTCGTGCTCGCCCGCCTGCCCGATGCGCCGCCGGGTGTGAAGGGCATCAGCCTCTTCCTTGTGCCGAAGTTCCTCGTCAACGACGACGGCTCGCTGGGCGAACGCAACGACGCCCACGCCATCAGTCTCGAGCACAAGCTGGGCATCCATGCGAGCCCGACCTGTGTCATGGCCTATGGCGAGAATAGCGACGGCGCCGTCGGGTATCTGATCGGCGAGGAGCATGACGGGCTGCGTTGCATGTTCACGATGATGAACAACGCGCGCCTCAATGTCGGCCTGCAGGGTGTCGCGGTCGCGGAGCGCGCCTACCAGCACGCCGTGGCCTATGCCCGCGAGCGGGTCCAGTCCGCGCCGGTCGCGAGCGGCGGAGACTCCGTGACGATCATCCAGCACCCGGATGTGCGCCGCATGCTGATGTCCATGCGGGCCCAGACCGAGGCCATGCGGGCGCTGGCCTATTACACGAACTCCGCGCTGGACCGTTCACGCCATCACGGCGACGCCGAGACGCGCGGTTACAACCAGCGACGCACCGACCTCCTGACCCCCGTGGTCAAGGCCTGGTGCACCGATCTGGGCGTCGACATCGCGTCGACCGGCGTACAGGTGCATGGCGGCATGGGCTTCATCGAGGAAACCGGTGCGGCGCAGTATTTTCGCGATTCGCGCATCGCCCCGATTTATGAGGGCACCAACGGCATTCAGGCAATCGACCTGCTCGGCCGCAAACTCCTGCGTGACGGCGGGGCTGCAATGGAGGAACTGCTCGACGAAATCGACGAGATACCCGATTCGGACGATCCGGAGATCGCGACCATCATTGCCGCGCAGAAGGATGCCAACCGGACCTTGCGTCATGCTTCGGAATGGATGCTCGACCCCGCCAACAACGATGTGAACCGAAAATTCGCCGGCGCCCACGCCTTCCTGCATCTGGCCGGCACCGTCGTCGGCGGTTGGCTGATGACCCGTTCTGCACTCGCCGCGAAGAACGGTGCCGCGAGCGGTGAAAGCCCGGAATTCCTGGAGTCCAAGGGAATCACCGCGCGGTTCTATGCCGACCACATCCTGCCCCGTGCCACCATGCATCTGGAGACGATCACCCGGGGCGGCGATTCGGTTATGGCGCTGGCAGAAGATCGTTTCTAGAAATTTTTTCGCCCCTGTGACGGGCATCACATCGCGCCGTCCTGCTGTCGGATAGATTGACCTCATTGCTCCCTTACCCAGGAAGCAAGCTTCCCCTCCGGGGCGGTAGTCCGACAGTGTCGGACTACCGCCCCACCCCCAAATTCCCAAATCGATTTCCCGGCACCGATCCGACCGGACAGTCTGTCGGCCAAGCCGTGTATTTTGGTTGTTGCACGGCTCGAGAATTTCACTAAAAAGCACCGGCCCGACACACGCCTTCTGGAGCAACCGAGGATGGCAATCAACGCGTCTGCGGCCGCAGAACCGGCCGAACTCACCGACTACTTCATCCACGAGAACGGCGTCACATTCGCCGGGCGGCATCTGCTCGTCGATTTATGGGGTGCCGAGCATCTGACGGATATCGACTACATCGAACACGCCCTGCGCAAGGCGGCCGACGCGGCAGCGGCGGCCGTACTGGACGTGCGACTTCATCAATTCTCCGACTCCGGCGGCGTGTCGGGTGTGGCAATTCTTGCCGAGAGCCATATTTCGATCCACACATGGCCGGAACGCGACTATGCGGCCATCGACGTATTCATGTGCGGTTCCTGCAACCCGCATAACTCCGTTCCGCTCCTGAAATCGGCCTTCAACGCGAAATCCGTCACAATGAACGAAACCCGCCGGGGCGTGGTGGCTTGAGCGACGCGGATAACGGTTCCGAAATCGGCTGGGCATGGTTCGACGAGCCGCTCGGGGTCGGGCTACAGCTGGGTGTGGAAATCGAGTCTGTCGTCTTCCGCGAGAAAACCGCGCATCAGGACCTGGTGATATACGAGACAGCCCAATGGGGCCGCGTCATGGCGCTGGACGGGATCATGCAGGTCTGCGAGCGCGACGAATTCATCTATCACGAGATGCTGACCCACGTGCCGATTCTGGCCCATGGCAATGCACGGGAAATCTGCATCGTCGGCGGCGGCGACGGGGGTATCCTGCGCGAGGCACTGCGCCACCCGATCAACCGGGTCACGATGGTCGAGATCGACGCTTCGGTCGTGGAACTTTGCACCACACACCTGCCCTCGAT is part of the Alphaproteobacteria bacterium genome and harbors:
- a CDS encoding acyl-CoA dehydrogenase produces the protein MSDYNAPVQDMQFVLENLCDMDGLRALPAFTETTSDLVEQILNESARFTGEVVAPLNQTGDQQTSTLSGSDVKTPDGFKEAYQAFVEGGWNGTPFEPEHGGMGLPWTITTALQEMWQSSNLAWSLCPLLTIGAIESVIAHGSDDLKATFLEKLVSGEWTGTMNLTEPQAGTDLGLLKSRAEREGDHYRIKGTKIFITYGEQDFTDNIIHLVLARLPDAPPGVKGISLFLVPKFLVNDDGSLGERNDAHAISLEHKLGIHASPTCVMAYGENSDGAVGYLIGEEHDGLRCMFTMMNNARLNVGLQGVAVAERAYQHAVAYARERVQSAPVASGGDSVTIIQHPDVRRMLMSMRAQTEAMRALAYYTNSALDRSRHHGDAETRGYNQRRTDLLTPVVKAWCTDLGVDIASTGVQVHGGMGFIEETGAAQYFRDSRIAPIYEGTNGIQAIDLLGRKLLRDGGAAMEELLDEIDEIPDSDDPEIATIIAAQKDANRTLRHASEWMLDPANNDVNRKFAGAHAFLHLAGTVVGGWLMTRSALAAKNGAASGESPEFLESKGITARFYADHILPRATMHLETITRGGDSVMALAEDRF
- the speD gene encoding adenosylmethionine decarboxylase — its product is MAINASAAAEPAELTDYFIHENGVTFAGRHLLVDLWGAEHLTDIDYIEHALRKAADAAAAAVLDVRLHQFSDSGGVSGVAILAESHISIHTWPERDYAAIDVFMCGSCNPHNSVPLLKSAFNAKSVTMNETRRGVVA